Proteins encoded in a region of the Patescibacteria group bacterium genome:
- a CDS encoding nucleoside-diphosphate kinase (catalyzes the formation of nucleoside triphosphate from ATP and nucleoside diphosphate): MKNEKTLVAVKPDGIQRHLIGEVIKRFEQRGLKLIACKLAVMTEEKVSAQYPDEEWWYKSNGENILKNMKARGESTEGINPIELGKRTRGRLLKGYANKPILVMIWQGANAVAVARKVIGSTNPLTADVGTIRGDFTIESYELADSLDEPVRNIVHASGSVKEAEDEIKLWFKKEEILDYALLVETVLYGSEWGYTRS, translated from the coding sequence GTGAAAAACGAAAAAACTTTAGTTGCCGTAAAACCCGATGGCATACAAAGGCATCTTATAGGGGAGGTTATAAAAAGGTTTGAACAGCGAGGACTAAAGCTTATAGCTTGCAAACTTGCTGTTATGACCGAGGAAAAAGTATCGGCGCAATATCCAGACGAGGAGTGGTGGTATAAGAGTAATGGCGAGAACATCCTTAAAAATATGAAAGCTCGTGGAGAATCCACTGAAGGCATAAATCCAATAGAGTTGGGAAAAAGAACTCGCGGTCGTCTTTTAAAGGGGTATGCGAACAAGCCTATTCTTGTTATGATTTGGCAGGGGGCGAATGCGGTGGCGGTGGCGCGAAAAGTAATAGGGTCCACTAATCCTTTAACGGCGGATGTAGGCACTATTAGAGGCGATTTTACTATTGAGTCGTATGAATTGGCGGATAGTTTAGACGAGCCGGTTCGCAACATTGTTCACGCTTCGGGTTCTGTAAAAGAGGCGGAAGATGAGATAAAGCTTTGGTTTAAAAAGGAGGAGATTTTAGATTACGCGCTTTTAGTGGAAACGGTTTTGTACGGGAGTGAATGGGGATATACGAGAAGTTAG
- a CDS encoding MBL fold metallo-hydrolase, with amino-acid sequence MADKEKRTRIAIRVFLVAIFLIPLALVRYKSSFGGETFLEITVLDVGQGDAILIKTPHNKKILIDGGPDGGVVGKIPQDFPFFSCYVDIVLSTHSHSDHITGINAILKRCATPLFIINDIGPLENRPNENVAITPGFSGDKFSLDGVNFYILWPPKDFSSSDLNNMSIVVLMEYKGFKALFTGDAESDILVSVVKDDIDFLKSPHHGSYDEGLETLLSKVTPAIMAISVGKNSFGHPSLQVLGIADSADIEVFRTDEDGDIVVKVDSAGRVLEFN; translated from the coding sequence ATGGCTGATAAAGAAAAAAGAACTCGTATTGCGATAAGAGTTTTTCTTGTGGCGATTTTTTTAATACCCCTCGCCTTGGTACGGTACAAAAGTTCTTTTGGGGGCGAAACTTTTTTAGAGATTACCGTTTTGGATGTAGGGCAGGGGGATGCTATTTTAATTAAGACTCCGCATAACAAAAAAATTCTTATAGATGGCGGTCCCGATGGCGGTGTGGTAGGGAAGATACCGCAGGATTTTCCATTTTTTTCTTGTTATGTAGACATTGTGTTATCCACCCATTCGCATAGTGACCATATTACGGGAATAAACGCGATTTTAAAAAGGTGCGCCACTCCCCTATTTATAATAAACGACATCGGTCCTTTAGAAAATCGTCCTAATGAAAATGTGGCAATTACGCCCGGATTTAGTGGCGATAAATTTTCTTTAGACGGAGTTAATTTTTATATTCTTTGGCCTCCGAAAGATTTTTCATCCTCGGATTTAAACAATATGTCCATAGTGGTGTTGATGGAATATAAAGGGTTTAAGGCTCTTTTTACAGGAGACGCGGAAAGCGATATTCTTGTTTCTGTGGTTAAGGATGACATAGATTTTCTTAAATCTCCTCACCACGGCTCTTACGACGAAGGCTTGGAAACCTTGCTATCAAAGGTGACACCTGCGATTATGGCGATATCTGTGGGCAAAAATTCTTTTGGTCACCCCTCTTTGCAAGTTTTGGGAATAGCGGATTCTGCCGATATTGAAGTTTTTAGGACGGACGAAGATGGGGATATTGTTGTTAAGGTTGATTCGGCGGGGAGAGTTTTGGAATTTAACTAA